A window of the Eleutherodactylus coqui strain aEleCoq1 chromosome 8, aEleCoq1.hap1, whole genome shotgun sequence genome harbors these coding sequences:
- the TNRC6A gene encoding trinucleotide repeat-containing gene 6A protein isoform X3, with protein MRELEAAATKDIEGSPRRSTAPEEEVQLMEEKKNRKNDKRRKEASSKKVSDQKNKVPEQILSQPQPVNGNSGISTVTSIQNNNAKRPTALTPQQQQLVSRYPPREVPPRFRLQEQKPLVKRGQQIPGIAASLGLATKVLNQESESRTVVCQERTSTENQPGMPPIRDLVSHSPNQLDINHGSLGSHYESSHWGSVSSNGDSGTNWDKVIVDGTDKEAWPSITGSSPELASECMDIESTTNCGLEKSHIVPFGDTVGEMDTVRNGIGHSSQSKLLVSSNSNNAGNGSINGPWGVSHGPMISTCQDGPESKSDSRHNRINAWGTVNNSVNGVLNPSTLNMNGNHGAWPVLDSNGHTHKGSNNSGTNVPSSTIGQVSNNRSINPKVGSSNPGSWGNLQENGDCELNGTRKASYSGQPQNLNTEMTGPNNTTNFMTSSLPNSAGLMQTNELPHSTGHGAWSVGSMNHSPLHTPSVTNGTSIPHLSNGEETNGGSYGTTWGTSGSNYSGDKSSVPKGQANGDTVNSTIMQPGMNGPNGPNYKINGNKGGLWESGTVNSQNMHWGSESGGTSGGSHRGWGNPAQNTGTNNIANGDWNKPNNNQHSNEGENSENGRKASNTWNSAEDENAGQNPTGSRGNETSNVWAKSTGESEGSVDSTGSQSDQGLRPVDRRKVDQQTLLQSIVNKGDLDPRVLCNTGWGQIPIKQNTAWDIEAASPRSDRKTDNGTEAWGASVSKTSNSGGWVEKPNPNSNDTSSVSGWGDPKPATGWGDAKGSVSQGDWGDQFAATTGTVKSNQSWGNGKEDKSTWNDAQKVKQGWGGHNNDGWGENSKSNHWGATKSSSSSDSDKSGSGWGDTRSNSWGSVNANNHSGWAEASKANSSQGWAEQAKLTQGGGDASKCGPSQMESDHPLQSNNSSEWGKKPETGSWGGQSANNKPSGWIGGPMSTPAKEEEPTGWEEPSPESIRRKMEIDDGTAAWGDPNQYKYKNVNMWDKNTSNTATSGAEHQPQVHHPPQVHHPPQVHHPPQVHHPPQVHHLPPPTSAVPNKESSGGSGWGDTWSDPTAAAVDNGTAAWGKPMETSGGWGEQNPDVNSSGWSHTPIGHQVPSKPGPKSMQDSGWCGDEMTGTGGRHSGWDEDDVEIGMWNSNPSQDTNWPPYMKKMPSKGNMKNGNKQDDGWMNPFVKQFNNMGFSRESPDDASQSNKMDISGGLLPDKRMDLDKSGLGDYSRVIGKGPGPRHLSKESSMDHNPYFDKNGNPNMYGIGNAAQARGTQQPQSLNSSQPNLRAQVPPNIMPPQVPPSLLKYPPNNTGLNPLFGPQQVAMLNQLSQLTQLSQLSQISQLQRLLAQQQKVQNQRGGMPPGGRQQQEQQARSLGMQQQQSRQLDPNLLMKQAMPPSQQQMLHQPPVKSFLDNVLPHSTPELPKVPSPISAFNGFSLGLNSNVNMELGGMKEPQSRLRKWTTVDNMSPNNSLDQNSSKHGAISSGFRLDDSPFGSYDFMNSSNSPSSPPGSIGDGWPSAKSPNGSSSVNWPPEFRPGEPWKGYPNIDPETDPYVTPGSVINNLSISTVRGVDHLRDRNSGSSSSLNTTLPSNSAWSSIRASNYNVSHSSTAQSTSVRNSDPKPTWSPGSVNNTSLAHELWKVPLPSKNISAPSRPPPGLTGQKPPLSAWDNGSLRLGSGWGTSDSRYTPGSTWSDNSSGRITNWLVLKNLTPQIDGSTLRTLCMQHGPLITFHLNLPHGTALVRYSSKEEVVKAQKSLHMCVLGNTTILAEFASEEEISRFFAQGQSMTPSPGWQSLGSGHSRLGSLDSPHSISNRGDINHWNSPSASGSSSGDLHGTSLWGTPNYSTSLWGNPSSENRGLSSPSPVSAFLPVDHLNGEPM; from the exons ATATCAATCACGGTAGTCTAGGATCTCACTATGAAAGTTCACACTGGGGATCAGTCTCTTCCAACGGCGATTCAGGCACAAATTGGGATAAGGTTATTGTAGACGGCACAGACAAAGAAGCGTGGCCCTCTATCACAGGAAGCAGCCCAGAATTAGCGTCAGAATGTATGGATATTGAATCCACCACAAACTGTGGGCTGGAAAAAAGCCACATCGTGCCATTTGGAGACACCGTAGGGGAAATGGATACCGTCAGGAATGGCATTGGGCACAGTTCTCAAAGCAAGCTTTTGGTCAGCAGCAACAGCAATAATGCAGGCAATGGAAGTATTAATGGGCCTTGGGGTGTATCTCATGGACCCATGATAAGCACATGCCAAGATGGCCCCGAAAGCAAATCAGACAGTAGGCACAACAGGATTAACGCTTGGGGCACCGTCAACAATTCAGTGAACGGAGTTCTGAATCCAAGCACTTTGAACATGAATGGTAACCACGGTGCCTGGCCTGTTTTGGACAGCAATGGACATACCCATAAAGGGTCTAATAATTCTGGCACAAATGTTCCAAGTAGTACTATAGGTCAGGTGTCTAACAATCGGAGTATTAACCCTAAGGTGGGAAGCTCTAACCCAGGCTCCTGGGGAAACCTTCAGGAGAATGGCGATTGTGAACTCAATGGTACACGGAAGGCTTCTTATAGTGGACAACCTCAAAACCTTAACACTGAAATGACTGGACCAAATAACACTACTAACTTTATGACCTCTAGTTTACCAAACTCTGCTGGTTTAATGCAGACAAATGAACTGCCTCATTCTACAGGGCatggggcatggagtgtgggcagCATGAATCATTCTCCACTTCACACCCCTTCAGTTACAAATGGCACTTCCATTCCTCACCTTAGCAATGGCGAGGAAACAAACGGCGGATCATACGGTACTACATGGGGTACCTCCGGCTCAAACTACTCCGGAGACAAAAGTTCAGTCCCTAAAGGGCAAGCTAATGGCGACACTGTGAATTCGACAATAATGCAGCCGGGTATGAATGGGCCCAACGGCCCGAACTATAAAATCAACGGGAATAAAGGAGGATTATGGGAGTCAGGGACTGTAAACTCCCAAAATATGCATTGGGGAAGCGAAAGCGGAGGGACTTCTGGCGGAAGTCACAGAGGATGGGGAAACCCAGCACAAAACACTGGCACTAATAATATAGCAAATGGAGATTGGAACAAACCTAATAATAATCAGCATTCCAATGAGGGGGAAAATTCTGAAAACGGCAGAAAAGCATCAAACACCTGGAACTCTGCTGAGGATGAGAATGCAGGGCAAAATCCAACAGGGTCTAGGGGCAATGAGACTAGTAATGTATGGGCCAAAAGTACAGGGGAAAGTGAAGGTAGCGTAGACAGCACTGGAAGCCAGAGCGATCAGGGGCTTCGGCCTGTAgacagaaggaaagtggaccaaCAAACATTACTCCAAAGTATTGTAAATAAAGGTGACCTGGACCCTCGGGTCTTGTGCAACACTGGCTGGGGACAGATTCCTATTAAACAGAACACTGCCTGGGACATTGAAGCTGCTTCGCCTCGGAGCGATAGAAAGACTGACAATGGAACAGAAGCTTGGGGGGCCTCTGTGTCAAAGACTTCTAACTCAGGGGGATGGGTGGAGAAACCCAACCCTAATAGCAATGATACCTCATCAGTATCTGGGTGGGGAGATCCAAAGCCTGCTACAGGGTGGGGTGATGCCAAAGGCTCAGTAAGCCAAGGGGATTGGGGGGATCAATTTGCTGCTACTACTGGAACGGTCAAGAGCAATCAATCATGGGGGAATGGTAAGGAGGACAAATCCACTTGGAACGACGCACAAAAGGTCAAACAAGGTTGGGGTGGGCATAATAATGATGGTTGGGGAGAAAATTCTAAAAGTAATCATTGGGGTGCAACAAAGTCTAGTTCTAGCAGTGACAGTGACAAATCTGGCTCTGGATGGGGAGATACAAGATCTAACTCTTGGGGTAGCGTGAATGCCAATAACCATTCCGGTTGGGCCGAAGCCTCTAAAGCAAACTCAAGCCAGGGATGGGCAGAGCAAGCCAAGTTAACCCAAGGAGGTGGAGATGCTTCCAAATGTGGTCCATCTCAAATGGAGAGCGATCATCCTCTGCAATCAAATAACTCCTCAGAATGGGGGAAGAAGCCAGAAACTGGGTCATGGGGTGGTCAGTCAGCCAACAATAAACCATCAGGCTGGATAGGTGGACCCATGTCGACTCCAGCAAAAGAGGAGGAGCCAACTGGTTGGGAAGAACCTTCTCCAGAGTCCATTCGACGCAAAATGGAAATAGATGATGGAACTGCTGCCTGGGGAGATCCAAATCAGTACAAATACAAGAATGTGAACATGTGGGATAAAAATACATCTAATACGGCCACCAGTGGGGCAGAACACCAACCCCAAGTTCACCATCCACCCCAAGTTCACCATCCACCCCAAGTTCACCATCCACCCCAAGTGCACCATCCACCCCAAGTGCATCATCTGCCCCCACCCACAAGTGCAGTGCCAAACAAGGAGAGCAGCGGTGGCTCTG GTTGGGGAGATACGTGGTCAGACCCGACGGCTGCTGCTGTGGATAATGGTACAGCAGCATGGGGTAAACCAATGGAAACTAGTGGCGGCTGGGGGGAACAAAATCCAGACGTAAACTCATCTGGTTGGAGCCATACTCCCATTGGTCATCAGGTTCCAAGCAAACCCG GTCCCAAATCTATGCAAGATAGTGGCTGGTGTGGAGATGAAATGACTGGGACTGGGGGCCGTCACAGCGGATGGGATGAAGATGATGTGGAAATAGGAATGTGGAACAGCAATCCCTCACAGGATACCAACTGGCCGCCATATATGAAGAAAATGCCTTCAAAG GGAAATATGAAAAATGGGAATAAACAGGACGACGGCTGGATGAACCCATTTGTTAAGCAGTTCAATAACATGGGGTTTTCA AGAGAGTCGCCAGATGACGCTTCACAGAGCAATAAAATGGATATTTCTGGAG GGTTATTACCAGACAAAagaatggatctggataaatcaGGCCTTGGGGATTACAGCCGGGTGATTGGGAAAGGCCCTGGACCTCGGCACCTTTCCAAAGAGTCTTCCATGGATCATAATCCTTACTTTGATAAG aATGGCAATCCCAATATGTATGGTATTGGCAATGCAGCACAAGCTCGGGGCACACAGCAGCCTCAATCGCTGAACTCATCTCAGCCTAATCTCCGTGCGCAAGTGCCTCCTAATATTATGCCCCCTCAG GTTCCTCCCTCCTTACTGAAGTATCCACCTAACAATACGGGCCTGAATCCTTTGTTTGGTCCCCAGCAAGTAGCTATGTTGAACCAACTTTCACAACTTACCCAACTTTCCCAGCTCTCTCAAATCTCCCAGCTACAA CGATTACTGGCTCAGCAACAGAAAGTGCAGAACCAGAGGGGAGGAATGCCCCCAGGAGGGCGCCAACAGCAGGAACAGCAG GCCCGCTCCCTTGGAATGCAGCAGCAGCAGTCTCGCCAACTCGATCCCAATCTCCTGATGAAACAAGCAATGCCTCCTTCACAGCAGCAAATGCTTCACCAGCCTCCTGTGAAGTCTTTCCTAGACAATGTTCTCCCCCATTCAACCCCAGAACTTCCAAAAGTTCCTTCACCCATCAGTGCTTTCAATGGCTTTTCATTAG GCTTGAACTCGAATGTAAATATGGAACTTGGGGGAATGAAGGAACCTCAATCCCGCCTGAGGAAGTGGACTACAGTCGATAACATGTCTCCTAATAATTCACTGGACCAGAACTCCAGTAAACATG GTGCTATTTCAAGTGGTTTTAGGCTTGATGATTCTCCATTTGGTTCTTATGACTTCATGAACAGCAGTAACTCTCCATCCAGCCCTCCAGGATCTATAGGGGATGGCTGGCCCAGTGCCAAATCGCCAAATGGCTCCAGCAGTGTCAATTGGCCACCAG AGTTTCGCCCTGGTGAGCCATGGAAAGGATATCCAAACATAGACCCAGAAACTGACCCCTATGTCACTCCTGGCAGTGTCATCAATAATCTGTCAATTAGTACTGTGCGGGGTGTTGACCACCTCAGGGACAGAAATAGTG GGTCATCCTCATCTCTGAACACCACGCTGCCTTCAAATAGTGCCTGGTCATCCATTCGTGCCTCCAACTACAACGTCTCCCACAGCAGTACCGCACAAAGCACTTCAG TTAGAAATAGTGATCCCAAACCAACGTGGTCTCCTGGTTCTGTCAACAACACCTCCCTGGCTCACGAACTGTGGAAAGTCCCTTTGCCATCTAAAAACATCAGTGCTCCGTCCAGGCCTCCCCCAGGGCTTACTGGTCAGAAGCCGCCTTTATCTGCCTGGGATAACGGCTCCCTGCGCCTAGGTAGTGGGTGGGGAACTTCTGATTCCAGATACACACCAG GTTCCACTTGGAGTGATAATAGCTCAGGGAGAATAACAAATTGGCTAGTTCTGAAAAACCTAACACCTCAA ATTGATGGCTCCACCCTGCGTACCCTGTGCATGCAGCATGGGCCTCTGATTACATTCCATCTGAACCTGCCCCATGGTACTGCTCTGGTCCGTTACAGTTCCAAGGAAGAGGTAGTAAAGGCACAAAAGTCTCTGCACAT GTGTGTTTTAGGGAACACTACTATCCTTGCCGAGTTCGCTAGTGAAGAGGAGATAAGTCGTTTCTTTGCACAAGGCCAGTCAATGACCCCTTCACCGGGCTGGCAGTCCCTGGGCTCTGGCCATTCCCGGCTAGGTTCTCTGGATAGCCCTCACAGCATCTCGAATCGCGGAGATATCAATCACTGGAACAGCCCAAGTGCTTCTGGCTCCAGCTCTGGAGATCTTCATGGCACTTCTTTGTGGGGCACCCCAAACTATTCCACAAGCTTATGGGGTAACCCAAGCAGCGAGAACAGGGGTCTGAGTAGTCCATCACCTGTCAGTGCTTTCCTACCTGTCGATCACTTAAACGGAGAGCCCATGTAG
- the TNRC6A gene encoding trinucleotide repeat-containing gene 6A protein isoform X1 — protein MRELEAAATKDIEGSPRRSTAPEEEVQLMEEKKNRKNDKRRKEASSKKVSDQKNKVPEQILSQPQPVNGNSGISTVTSIQNNNAKRPTALTPQQQQLVSRYPPREVPPRFRLQEQKPLVKRGQQIPGIAASLGLATKVLNQESESRTVVCQERTSTENQPGMPPIRDLVSHSPNQLDINHGSLGSHYESSHWGSVSSNGDSGTNWDKVIVDGTDKEAWPSITGSSPELASECMDIESTTNCGLEKSHIVPFGDTVGEMDTVRNGIGHSSQSKLLVSSNSNNAGNGSINGPWGVSHGPMISTCQDGPESKSDSRHNRINAWGTVNNSVNGVLNPSTLNMNGNHGAWPVLDSNGHTHKGSNNSGTNVPSSTIGQVSNNRSINPKVGSSNPGSWGNLQENGDCELNGTRKASYSGQPQNLNTEMTGPNNTTNFMTSSLPNSAGLMQTNELPHSTGHGAWSVGSMNHSPLHTPSVTNGTSIPHLSNGEETNGGSYGTTWGTSGSNYSGDKSSVPKGQANGDTVNSTIMQPGMNGPNGPNYKINGNKGGLWESGTVNSQNMHWGSESGGTSGGSHRGWGNPAQNTGTNNIANGDWNKPNNNQHSNEGENSENGRKASNTWNSAEDENAGQNPTGSRGNETSNVWAKSTGESEGSVDSTGSQSDQGLRPVDRRKVDQQTLLQSIVNKGDLDPRVLCNTGWGQIPIKQNTAWDIEAASPRSDRKTDNGTEAWGASVSKTSNSGGWVEKPNPNSNDTSSVSGWGDPKPATGWGDAKGSVSQGDWGDQFAATTGTVKSNQSWGNGKEDKSTWNDAQKVKQGWGGHNNDGWGENSKSNHWGATKSSSSSDSDKSGSGWGDTRSNSWGSVNANNHSGWAEASKANSSQGWAEQAKLTQGGGDASKCGPSQMESDHPLQSNNSSEWGKKPETGSWGGQSANNKPSGWIGGPMSTPAKEEEPTGWEEPSPESIRRKMEIDDGTAAWGDPNQYKYKNVNMWDKNTSNTATSGAEHQPQVHHPPQVHHPPQVHHPPQVHHPPQVHHLPPPTSAVPNKESSGGSGWGDTWSDPTAAAVDNGTAAWGKPMETSGGWGEQNPDVNSSGWSHTPIGHQVPSKPGPKSMQDSGWCGDEMTGTGGRHSGWDEDDVEIGMWNSNPSQDTNWPPYMKKMPSKGNMKNGNKQDDGWMNPFVKQFNNMGFSRESPDDASQSNKMDISGGLLPDKRMDLDKSGLGDYSRVIGKGPGPRHLSKESSMDHNPYFDKNGNPNMYGIGNAAQARGTQQPQSLNSSQPNLRAQVPPNIMPPQVPPSLLKYPPNNTGLNPLFGPQQVAMLNQLSQLTQLSQLSQISQLQRLLAQQQKVQNQRGGMPPGGRQQQEQQGLCSSDGEPFRDRVSKQQPKTHLTQSANTAEGDAYYNARSLGMQQQQSRQLDPNLLMKQAMPPSQQQMLHQPPVKSFLDNVLPHSTPELPKVPSPISAFNGFSLGLNSNVNMELGGMKEPQSRLRKWTTVDNMSPNNSLDQNSSKHGAISSGFRLDDSPFGSYDFMNSSNSPSSPPGSIGDGWPSAKSPNGSSSVNWPPEFRPGEPWKGYPNIDPETDPYVTPGSVINNLSISTVRGVDHLRDRNSGSSSSLNTTLPSNSAWSSIRASNYNVSHSSTAQSTSVRNSDPKPTWSPGSVNNTSLAHELWKVPLPSKNISAPSRPPPGLTGQKPPLSAWDNGSLRLGSGWGTSDSRYTPGSTWSDNSSGRITNWLVLKNLTPQIDGSTLRTLCMQHGPLITFHLNLPHGTALVRYSSKEEVVKAQKSLHMCVLGNTTILAEFASEEEISRFFAQGQSMTPSPGWQSLGSGHSRLGSLDSPHSISNRGDINHWNSPSASGSSSGDLHGTSLWGTPNYSTSLWGNPSSENRGLSSPSPVSAFLPVDHLNGEPM, from the exons ATATCAATCACGGTAGTCTAGGATCTCACTATGAAAGTTCACACTGGGGATCAGTCTCTTCCAACGGCGATTCAGGCACAAATTGGGATAAGGTTATTGTAGACGGCACAGACAAAGAAGCGTGGCCCTCTATCACAGGAAGCAGCCCAGAATTAGCGTCAGAATGTATGGATATTGAATCCACCACAAACTGTGGGCTGGAAAAAAGCCACATCGTGCCATTTGGAGACACCGTAGGGGAAATGGATACCGTCAGGAATGGCATTGGGCACAGTTCTCAAAGCAAGCTTTTGGTCAGCAGCAACAGCAATAATGCAGGCAATGGAAGTATTAATGGGCCTTGGGGTGTATCTCATGGACCCATGATAAGCACATGCCAAGATGGCCCCGAAAGCAAATCAGACAGTAGGCACAACAGGATTAACGCTTGGGGCACCGTCAACAATTCAGTGAACGGAGTTCTGAATCCAAGCACTTTGAACATGAATGGTAACCACGGTGCCTGGCCTGTTTTGGACAGCAATGGACATACCCATAAAGGGTCTAATAATTCTGGCACAAATGTTCCAAGTAGTACTATAGGTCAGGTGTCTAACAATCGGAGTATTAACCCTAAGGTGGGAAGCTCTAACCCAGGCTCCTGGGGAAACCTTCAGGAGAATGGCGATTGTGAACTCAATGGTACACGGAAGGCTTCTTATAGTGGACAACCTCAAAACCTTAACACTGAAATGACTGGACCAAATAACACTACTAACTTTATGACCTCTAGTTTACCAAACTCTGCTGGTTTAATGCAGACAAATGAACTGCCTCATTCTACAGGGCatggggcatggagtgtgggcagCATGAATCATTCTCCACTTCACACCCCTTCAGTTACAAATGGCACTTCCATTCCTCACCTTAGCAATGGCGAGGAAACAAACGGCGGATCATACGGTACTACATGGGGTACCTCCGGCTCAAACTACTCCGGAGACAAAAGTTCAGTCCCTAAAGGGCAAGCTAATGGCGACACTGTGAATTCGACAATAATGCAGCCGGGTATGAATGGGCCCAACGGCCCGAACTATAAAATCAACGGGAATAAAGGAGGATTATGGGAGTCAGGGACTGTAAACTCCCAAAATATGCATTGGGGAAGCGAAAGCGGAGGGACTTCTGGCGGAAGTCACAGAGGATGGGGAAACCCAGCACAAAACACTGGCACTAATAATATAGCAAATGGAGATTGGAACAAACCTAATAATAATCAGCATTCCAATGAGGGGGAAAATTCTGAAAACGGCAGAAAAGCATCAAACACCTGGAACTCTGCTGAGGATGAGAATGCAGGGCAAAATCCAACAGGGTCTAGGGGCAATGAGACTAGTAATGTATGGGCCAAAAGTACAGGGGAAAGTGAAGGTAGCGTAGACAGCACTGGAAGCCAGAGCGATCAGGGGCTTCGGCCTGTAgacagaaggaaagtggaccaaCAAACATTACTCCAAAGTATTGTAAATAAAGGTGACCTGGACCCTCGGGTCTTGTGCAACACTGGCTGGGGACAGATTCCTATTAAACAGAACACTGCCTGGGACATTGAAGCTGCTTCGCCTCGGAGCGATAGAAAGACTGACAATGGAACAGAAGCTTGGGGGGCCTCTGTGTCAAAGACTTCTAACTCAGGGGGATGGGTGGAGAAACCCAACCCTAATAGCAATGATACCTCATCAGTATCTGGGTGGGGAGATCCAAAGCCTGCTACAGGGTGGGGTGATGCCAAAGGCTCAGTAAGCCAAGGGGATTGGGGGGATCAATTTGCTGCTACTACTGGAACGGTCAAGAGCAATCAATCATGGGGGAATGGTAAGGAGGACAAATCCACTTGGAACGACGCACAAAAGGTCAAACAAGGTTGGGGTGGGCATAATAATGATGGTTGGGGAGAAAATTCTAAAAGTAATCATTGGGGTGCAACAAAGTCTAGTTCTAGCAGTGACAGTGACAAATCTGGCTCTGGATGGGGAGATACAAGATCTAACTCTTGGGGTAGCGTGAATGCCAATAACCATTCCGGTTGGGCCGAAGCCTCTAAAGCAAACTCAAGCCAGGGATGGGCAGAGCAAGCCAAGTTAACCCAAGGAGGTGGAGATGCTTCCAAATGTGGTCCATCTCAAATGGAGAGCGATCATCCTCTGCAATCAAATAACTCCTCAGAATGGGGGAAGAAGCCAGAAACTGGGTCATGGGGTGGTCAGTCAGCCAACAATAAACCATCAGGCTGGATAGGTGGACCCATGTCGACTCCAGCAAAAGAGGAGGAGCCAACTGGTTGGGAAGAACCTTCTCCAGAGTCCATTCGACGCAAAATGGAAATAGATGATGGAACTGCTGCCTGGGGAGATCCAAATCAGTACAAATACAAGAATGTGAACATGTGGGATAAAAATACATCTAATACGGCCACCAGTGGGGCAGAACACCAACCCCAAGTTCACCATCCACCCCAAGTTCACCATCCACCCCAAGTTCACCATCCACCCCAAGTGCACCATCCACCCCAAGTGCATCATCTGCCCCCACCCACAAGTGCAGTGCCAAACAAGGAGAGCAGCGGTGGCTCTG GTTGGGGAGATACGTGGTCAGACCCGACGGCTGCTGCTGTGGATAATGGTACAGCAGCATGGGGTAAACCAATGGAAACTAGTGGCGGCTGGGGGGAACAAAATCCAGACGTAAACTCATCTGGTTGGAGCCATACTCCCATTGGTCATCAGGTTCCAAGCAAACCCG GTCCCAAATCTATGCAAGATAGTGGCTGGTGTGGAGATGAAATGACTGGGACTGGGGGCCGTCACAGCGGATGGGATGAAGATGATGTGGAAATAGGAATGTGGAACAGCAATCCCTCACAGGATACCAACTGGCCGCCATATATGAAGAAAATGCCTTCAAAG GGAAATATGAAAAATGGGAATAAACAGGACGACGGCTGGATGAACCCATTTGTTAAGCAGTTCAATAACATGGGGTTTTCA AGAGAGTCGCCAGATGACGCTTCACAGAGCAATAAAATGGATATTTCTGGAG GGTTATTACCAGACAAAagaatggatctggataaatcaGGCCTTGGGGATTACAGCCGGGTGATTGGGAAAGGCCCTGGACCTCGGCACCTTTCCAAAGAGTCTTCCATGGATCATAATCCTTACTTTGATAAG aATGGCAATCCCAATATGTATGGTATTGGCAATGCAGCACAAGCTCGGGGCACACAGCAGCCTCAATCGCTGAACTCATCTCAGCCTAATCTCCGTGCGCAAGTGCCTCCTAATATTATGCCCCCTCAG GTTCCTCCCTCCTTACTGAAGTATCCACCTAACAATACGGGCCTGAATCCTTTGTTTGGTCCCCAGCAAGTAGCTATGTTGAACCAACTTTCACAACTTACCCAACTTTCCCAGCTCTCTCAAATCTCCCAGCTACAA CGATTACTGGCTCAGCAACAGAAAGTGCAGAACCAGAGGGGAGGAATGCCCCCAGGAGGGCGCCAACAGCAGGAACAGCAG ggGCTGTgtagcagtgatggtgaacctttcaGAGACCGAGTGTCCAAacagcaacccaaaacccacttaacgcaaagtgccaacacagcgGAGGGCGATGCTTattacaac GCCCGCTCCCTTGGAATGCAGCAGCAGCAGTCTCGCCAACTCGATCCCAATCTCCTGATGAAACAAGCAATGCCTCCTTCACAGCAGCAAATGCTTCACCAGCCTCCTGTGAAGTCTTTCCTAGACAATGTTCTCCCCCATTCAACCCCAGAACTTCCAAAAGTTCCTTCACCCATCAGTGCTTTCAATGGCTTTTCATTAG GCTTGAACTCGAATGTAAATATGGAACTTGGGGGAATGAAGGAACCTCAATCCCGCCTGAGGAAGTGGACTACAGTCGATAACATGTCTCCTAATAATTCACTGGACCAGAACTCCAGTAAACATG GTGCTATTTCAAGTGGTTTTAGGCTTGATGATTCTCCATTTGGTTCTTATGACTTCATGAACAGCAGTAACTCTCCATCCAGCCCTCCAGGATCTATAGGGGATGGCTGGCCCAGTGCCAAATCGCCAAATGGCTCCAGCAGTGTCAATTGGCCACCAG AGTTTCGCCCTGGTGAGCCATGGAAAGGATATCCAAACATAGACCCAGAAACTGACCCCTATGTCACTCCTGGCAGTGTCATCAATAATCTGTCAATTAGTACTGTGCGGGGTGTTGACCACCTCAGGGACAGAAATAGTG GGTCATCCTCATCTCTGAACACCACGCTGCCTTCAAATAGTGCCTGGTCATCCATTCGTGCCTCCAACTACAACGTCTCCCACAGCAGTACCGCACAAAGCACTTCAG TTAGAAATAGTGATCCCAAACCAACGTGGTCTCCTGGTTCTGTCAACAACACCTCCCTGGCTCACGAACTGTGGAAAGTCCCTTTGCCATCTAAAAACATCAGTGCTCCGTCCAGGCCTCCCCCAGGGCTTACTGGTCAGAAGCCGCCTTTATCTGCCTGGGATAACGGCTCCCTGCGCCTAGGTAGTGGGTGGGGAACTTCTGATTCCAGATACACACCAG GTTCCACTTGGAGTGATAATAGCTCAGGGAGAATAACAAATTGGCTAGTTCTGAAAAACCTAACACCTCAA ATTGATGGCTCCACCCTGCGTACCCTGTGCATGCAGCATGGGCCTCTGATTACATTCCATCTGAACCTGCCCCATGGTACTGCTCTGGTCCGTTACAGTTCCAAGGAAGAGGTAGTAAAGGCACAAAAGTCTCTGCACAT GTGTGTTTTAGGGAACACTACTATCCTTGCCGAGTTCGCTAGTGAAGAGGAGATAAGTCGTTTCTTTGCACAAGGCCAGTCAATGACCCCTTCACCGGGCTGGCAGTCCCTGGGCTCTGGCCATTCCCGGCTAGGTTCTCTGGATAGCCCTCACAGCATCTCGAATCGCGGAGATATCAATCACTGGAACAGCCCAAGTGCTTCTGGCTCCAGCTCTGGAGATCTTCATGGCACTTCTTTGTGGGGCACCCCAAACTATTCCACAAGCTTATGGGGTAACCCAAGCAGCGAGAACAGGGGTCTGAGTAGTCCATCACCTGTCAGTGCTTTCCTACCTGTCGATCACTTAAACGGAGAGCCCATGTAG